One Methanococcus aeolicus Nankai-3 DNA segment encodes these proteins:
- a CDS encoding 2-oxoacid:acceptor oxidoreductase subunit alpha, which yields MTLDINGKLKPGSYFMQGNEACAEGAIAVGCDFFAGYPITPSSEVAERMAKRLPQIGKAFIQMEDEIGALAAVIGSSWTGAKVMTATSGPGFSLMQEHIGYGVMTETPFVIVNVQRGAPSTGQPTMASQSDMMQAKWGSHGDYQIIALAPSSVQECFEYTIKAFNLSEKYRVPAFVMSDEIVGHMREKLTIPEEIEIVKRKEGLNKLPFYPEEDLIPKMPIFGKGYRSHITGLTHNEKGYPDAASKPNEHHKLVKRLNDKILDNLDDIVSYEEKYMDDCGDVVVVSYGAPSRSAETAVNELRENGVSAGFFRLEVVWPFPDNKILEIAKKTEKIIVPEMNFGQISREVERASKGFCEVILLPKTGGEIHLPGEIIDIITKR from the coding sequence ATGACATTAGATATCAATGGAAAACTTAAACCCGGTAGTTATTTTATGCAAGGTAATGAAGCATGTGCCGAAGGTGCAATTGCCGTAGGATGCGATTTTTTTGCAGGTTATCCAATTACACCATCATCAGAGGTTGCCGAAAGAATGGCAAAAAGATTGCCACAAATTGGGAAAGCATTTATTCAGATGGAGGATGAAATAGGAGCATTAGCAGCTGTTATTGGGTCATCATGGACTGGTGCAAAGGTAATGACGGCTACAAGCGGACCGGGTTTTAGTTTGATGCAGGAGCATATAGGATATGGAGTAATGACGGAAACTCCATTTGTTATAGTCAATGTACAGAGGGGAGCTCCCTCAACAGGACAACCTACAATGGCATCTCAAAGTGATATGATGCAGGCAAAATGGGGTTCTCATGGCGATTATCAAATAATTGCCTTGGCACCATCATCGGTTCAAGAATGTTTTGAATATACAATAAAGGCTTTTAATCTTTCTGAAAAATATAGGGTCCCAGCCTTTGTGATGAGTGATGAAATAGTAGGACATATGCGGGAAAAACTAACCATACCAGAAGAAATTGAGATAGTTAAAAGAAAAGAGGGACTTAATAAACTTCCATTTTATCCGGAGGAGGATTTAATTCCTAAAATGCCCATATTTGGTAAAGGGTACAGGTCCCATATAACGGGATTAACCCACAATGAAAAAGGATATCCTGATGCAGCATCAAAACCCAATGAACATCATAAATTAGTCAAAAGATTAAACGATAAAATATTGGACAATTTAGATGATATTGTATCCTATGAGGAAAAATATATGGATGATTGTGGAGATGTTGTGGTGGTATCCTATGGAGCTCCGTCAAGGTCTGCGGAAACTGCGGTAAATGAACTTAGGGAAAATGGAGTTAGTGCGGGTTTTTTCAGGTTAGAGGTAGTTTGGCCATTCCCAGATAATAAAATATTAGAAATTGCCAAAAAAACAGAAAAAATTATTGTTCCTGAAATGAATTTTGGTCAAATTTCGAGGGAAGTGGAAAGGGCGTCAAAAGGGTTCTGTGAAGTGATATTGCTTCCAAAGACTGGTGGAGAAATACATCTCCCAGGGGAAATTATTGATATAATAACAAAGAGGTAA
- a CDS encoding ABC transporter permease, whose amino-acid sequence MFEYLINGFMDALVLIQDGYVLEIAWRSIKISGSATILSLLWSLPISIFIAFKKFKGRFFIKNFINSFMGIPTVIWGLMLYLFFVPKGPLGFLDLLYFESGIIAGQALLITPIVMSIIIDSFESVEGDIKELCMTLGASEIQTTIQIIKEIWGWIILATITGFNRAISELGIALMIGGNIYVNGGHYNTRILTTAIQMHTVRADISTAIALGIILMSIIIIVNLISNLIRRKWY is encoded by the coding sequence ATGTTTGAATATTTAATAAATGGATTTATGGACGCATTAGTGCTTATACAGGACGGTTATGTTTTGGAAATAGCATGGAGATCCATAAAAATCTCGGGAAGTGCCACAATATTATCTTTATTGTGGTCATTGCCCATTTCTATTTTTATAGCGTTTAAGAAATTTAAAGGAAGATTTTTTATAAAAAATTTTATAAATTCATTTATGGGAATTCCTACTGTGATATGGGGACTTATGCTCTATCTTTTTTTTGTGCCGAAGGGGCCATTGGGCTTTCTCGATTTGCTATATTTTGAAAGTGGAATAATTGCGGGGCAAGCTCTTCTTATTACTCCAATAGTTATGAGTATAATTATTGATTCCTTTGAGTCTGTTGAAGGGGACATTAAGGAGTTATGCATGACCCTTGGTGCAAGTGAGATTCAAACTACTATTCAAATTATTAAAGAAATCTGGGGGTGGATTATATTGGCCACCATCACAGGATTCAACAGGGCAATATCTGAATTAGGTATAGCTTTAATGATAGGTGGAAATATATATGTAAATGGGGGACATTACAACACAAGAATTCTAACAACGGCAATACAGATGCACACAGTTAGGGCAGATATTAGCACTGCAATAGCTCTTGGAATAATTTTAATGAGTATAATTATTATTGTTAATTTGATATCCAATTTAATAAGAAGAAAGTGGTATTAA
- a CDS encoding 2-oxoacid:acceptor oxidoreductase family protein translates to MRKEIRFAGFGGQGILLSGIILGRAAALYENNYAFQTQSIGPEARGGISRAEVVISDNSKDYPKVRNLDVLVAMSQESLDIYIRDLKSGKILIYDPDMMNNFPNRKDINIYPIPATQMAYDIGNKIVANVVMLGALVSITNTISKESLKNAVFDVVPPKFKELNLKALEKGFELGHK, encoded by the coding sequence ATGAGAAAAGAAATAAGATTTGCAGGATTTGGGGGCCAAGGCATACTTTTATCAGGTATAATATTGGGAAGGGCGGCAGCACTGTATGAAAATAATTATGCTTTTCAAACCCAATCAATAGGCCCAGAAGCTAGGGGAGGAATATCCCGCGCAGAAGTAGTAATCTCTGATAATTCAAAAGACTATCCAAAAGTTAGAAATTTAGATGTATTGGTTGCAATGTCTCAGGAGTCTTTGGACATATATATAAGAGATTTGAAGTCTGGAAAAATCCTTATTTATGACCCAGATATGATGAATAATTTTCCCAACAGAAAAGATATAAATATATACCCAATTCCCGCCACTCAAATGGCCTATGATATTGGAAATAAAATAGTTGCCAATGTTGTAATGCTTGGGGCGTTGGTTAGTATTACAAACACGATATCAAAAGAATCTTTAAAAAATGCCGTATTTGATGTCGTGCCGCCAAAATTTAAAGAATTAAACTTAAAAGCTCTAGAAAAAGGTTTTGAATTAGGGCACAAATAA
- a CDS encoding 4Fe-4S binding protein — translation MTQHILAGLRALTAKKLREKGLTHEEIAKLLNVDRTVITHYLAGRIPAKEAVKCAKVTAEKFYPRDAVLFIKTVCDDNDIVTTITETLISDNIDVDVAISSKCNLCKICIDICPTKAITIENDLINIDKNKCCGCELCQELCQKNAIFLKIIKDNRGELD, via the coding sequence ATGACTCAACATATATTGGCAGGTTTAAGGGCACTCACGGCAAAAAAACTTCGGGAAAAAGGTTTAACACATGAAGAGATTGCAAAATTACTTAATGTAGATAGGACTGTAATTACCCATTATTTGGCTGGACGGATACCTGCAAAAGAAGCTGTTAAATGTGCAAAAGTCACGGCCGAAAAATTTTATCCGCGAGATGCTGTTCTTTTTATTAAAACCGTATGTGATGACAATGACATTGTAACTACAATTACGGAAACATTAATTTCTGATAATATTGATGTTGATGTAGCCATTTCCAGTAAATGTAATTTATGTAAAATATGTATTGACATATGTCCAACAAAGGCAATAACTATTGAAAACGATCTAATCAATATTGATAAAAATAAATGTTGTGGATGTGAGTTATGTCAAGAATTATGCCAAAAAAATGCAATATTTTTAAAAATAATTAAGGATAATAGAGGAGAGTTAGATTAA
- a CDS encoding substrate-binding domain-containing protein: MKKLVIYLIPLLLVGMMAGCVDSGTPADTTESSIVNTDTNTDSNTNIKTEKPKVLTLSITTSVYATGLAEAISEKFKEKYNTEVRFIPKGTGGAILDAKSGASDAIIVHAVGSEEKFMNEGYGVNRKVFAYNFFIIVGPDNDPASIKGLEPQKALQKIVEAGRAGNTVWVTRDDNSGTNKKEINLWAAAGYDYEELKKEGWMRSTGQGMGDTLKYTTSENVRGYTLSDTGTYLKYQKEGLINLEKLVDKGEELTNVYAIILINPKQIDGKDFKESSKLAEWLVSDEGQDFIGNYGKEEFGVSLFSPAVPILTNKEAPIYQWIVKYGFMKDGSKYTECPTKFRYDTNWNFFEFDSTEITG; the protein is encoded by the coding sequence ATGAAAAAGCTTGTTATATATCTAATACCATTATTACTGGTAGGTATGATGGCAGGATGTGTGGATTCAGGCACACCTGCGGATACAACCGAATCCAGCATAGTAAATACCGATACCAATACGGATAGCAATACCAACATAAAAACAGAAAAGCCAAAAGTATTAACATTATCTATTACTACAAGTGTTTATGCCACAGGATTGGCAGAAGCAATTTCTGAAAAATTTAAAGAAAAATATAATACAGAAGTTAGATTCATTCCAAAAGGAACGGGTGGGGCAATATTGGATGCTAAAAGTGGAGCATCTGATGCTATAATTGTTCATGCAGTAGGTTCCGAAGAAAAATTCATGAATGAAGGATATGGAGTAAATAGAAAGGTATTTGCATACAATTTCTTTATAATTGTGGGTCCAGACAATGACCCTGCGAGCATAAAAGGATTAGAACCTCAAAAGGCACTACAAAAAATAGTTGAAGCGGGAAGGGCAGGAAATACTGTATGGGTTACAAGAGATGACAACTCAGGAACCAACAAAAAAGAGATTAATTTATGGGCCGCCGCAGGTTATGACTACGAAGAACTTAAAAAAGAAGGATGGATGAGAAGTACGGGTCAAGGCATGGGCGACACATTAAAATATACTACCTCGGAGAATGTGAGGGGCTATACTCTTAGTGATACAGGAACCTATTTAAAATACCAGAAAGAAGGATTAATAAACCTTGAAAAATTGGTCGATAAAGGGGAAGAATTAACAAATGTTTATGCCATAATATTAATAAATCCAAAACAAATAGACGGTAAAGACTTTAAAGAATCTTCAAAATTAGCAGAATGGCTTGTATCTGATGAAGGACAAGATTTTATCGGAAATTATGGTAAAGAGGAATTTGGAGTATCATTATTTAGTCCAGCTGTTCCAATTCTCACCAACAAAGAAGCACCAATATACCAGTGGATTGTAAAGTATGGATTTATGAAAGACGGTAGCAAATACACAGAATGTCCGACAAAATTCAGATACGACACAAATTGGAATTTCTTTGAATTTGACTCAACTGAAATAACGGGCTAA
- the cdhB gene encoding CO dehydrogenase/acetyl-CoA synthase complex subunit epsilon has translation MSAWNPALSSPNQAIICSPKIAALTIKQSKNPMFVMGSLLNVIPEEIAEYAIKIAKLKHMTVVSTGGSNIMLSKLNFKPHYNIGAVELINHLKDSNWNGFCGKGNYDLICFIGVPYYIGSQGLSTLKNFAPHLKTITLCKFMHPNADLSYPNMSYDGWVIYLSKLVEYME, from the coding sequence ATGTCTGCATGGAATCCTGCATTATCTTCCCCAAATCAGGCAATAATTTGTTCCCCTAAAATAGCTGCACTAACAATAAAACAGTCTAAAAATCCCATGTTTGTCATGGGTTCTTTATTAAATGTGATACCCGAAGAGATAGCAGAATATGCAATAAAAATAGCAAAATTAAAACACATGACTGTTGTATCAACGGGCGGTTCTAACATTATGCTTTCGAAATTAAATTTTAAACCCCATTATAATATTGGGGCTGTGGAGTTAATAAATCATCTAAAAGATTCAAATTGGAATGGTTTTTGCGGTAAGGGAAATTATGATTTAATATGTTTTATAGGTGTGCCTTATTATATTGGCTCCCAAGGTCTTTCTACATTAAAAAACTTTGCACCTCACTTAAAAACCATTACGCTGTGCAAATTTATGCACCCTAATGCTGATTTATCTTATCCAAATATGTCTTATGATGGCTGGGTAATATATCTTTCAAAGCTGGTTGAATATATGGAATAA
- the cdhA gene encoding CO dehydrogenase/acetyl-CoA synthase complex subunit alpha, whose amino-acid sequence MFRVDGYKSKNVSIKGLKMDFKKINLDTEHTNTNYPPSKNKKVSVDYSKLREWDFKLLSYFKPFYAPLCNLCCLCTYGKCDLSKNKKGGCGINLEKQQARIVLLACCIGASTHAAHARHIVDHILEENPNLKIDYGNAINIVAPLSTTITGITPKTADDLDKILVYVEREITNLLAATHTGQEGSYLDFESKALHAGMIDNLALEIAELAQINYYNLHKGEPNTPLIDIGLGVIDDQKPIILCIGHNIAPGVEIIDYIDDMDLSEDIEVCGLCCTAIDISRYSKESKIVGPISRQLMFIKSGIPDIVVLDEQCIRADILELCAEQNIPIIATSDKCSLGLIEMTSKDENIIIHELLSNKHKGALIKDMAKVGKVAVGLALLLKKNQKPKQEHRNIDISELINGCTECEWCNRVCPAMLPIKEAFVLGKNGDLSGFSALYGMCVGCGKCMGECERELPIIDIIRIASKDKIASERFKIRAGRGPIQDIEIRKVGAPIVLGDIPGVIVLAGCSNYHNGENEIALITEEFLKRGYIVVAAGCVAMDIGLYMDKDGKTLYEKFSGDFDKGGLLNVGPCVANAHAIGSAIKIANIFAKIPLENNFTNVADYILNRVGACVIAWGAMSQKAVAIATGANRWGIPAVVGPHSSKYRRLYLGESELREITDKRTNEKVKCEPAPLHLIYCAESMNECMAMVAKSCIRPNDTPKGRLIKLTHYVDIYKKYYGCLPDDLHLYIRNEREIPYEDKKEILKFLKEKEWNPRNAPNEPSIL is encoded by the coding sequence ATGTTTCGGGTTGACGGATATAAAAGCAAAAATGTTTCAATTAAAGGATTGAAAATGGATTTTAAAAAAATAAATTTAGATACTGAACATACAAACACAAATTATCCTCCTTCTAAAAATAAAAAAGTTAGTGTAGATTACTCAAAACTTAGGGAGTGGGATTTTAAGTTATTGTCTTATTTTAAACCATTTTATGCTCCATTGTGTAATTTATGTTGTCTATGTACATATGGAAAATGTGATTTATCCAAAAATAAAAAAGGAGGATGCGGTATTAATTTAGAAAAACAACAGGCAAGAATTGTATTATTGGCATGCTGTATTGGGGCATCTACTCATGCCGCCCATGCTAGACATATTGTTGACCACATATTGGAGGAAAATCCAAATTTAAAAATAGATTATGGAAATGCCATAAATATAGTTGCACCTTTATCAACTACCATTACAGGCATCACTCCAAAAACTGCTGATGATTTAGATAAAATATTGGTGTATGTTGAAAGGGAAATAACAAACTTACTGGCTGCCACCCATACAGGTCAAGAGGGTAGTTATTTAGATTTTGAATCAAAAGCTCTTCATGCGGGAATGATTGATAATTTAGCCTTGGAAATAGCAGAATTGGCACAAATAAATTATTATAATTTACATAAGGGTGAGCCCAATACTCCATTAATAGATATTGGATTGGGAGTAATAGATGACCAAAAGCCAATAATATTGTGCATTGGACACAATATAGCACCAGGAGTAGAAATTATTGATTATATTGATGACATGGATTTATCTGAGGATATAGAAGTATGTGGTTTGTGTTGCACTGCAATAGATATCAGTAGATACTCAAAGGAATCAAAAATAGTTGGTCCAATATCGAGGCAATTGATGTTTATAAAATCGGGTATTCCAGATATAGTGGTTTTGGACGAACAATGTATAAGGGCAGATATATTAGAACTATGTGCTGAACAAAATATTCCCATAATTGCAACAAGCGACAAATGTTCATTGGGATTGATTGAAATGACATCCAAAGACGAAAATATTATTATTCATGAGCTATTATCAAATAAACATAAAGGTGCCCTTATAAAAGATATGGCGAAAGTTGGAAAGGTTGCCGTTGGTTTAGCCTTACTGTTAAAGAAAAACCAAAAACCCAAACAGGAACATAGAAACATAGATATTTCTGAACTTATAAATGGATGCACAGAATGTGAATGGTGCAACAGGGTATGTCCTGCCATGCTCCCAATAAAAGAAGCTTTTGTACTGGGTAAAAACGGGGATTTATCCGGGTTTTCAGCCCTTTATGGTATGTGTGTAGGATGTGGAAAATGTATGGGGGAATGTGAGAGGGAGCTCCCAATAATAGATATTATAAGAATAGCTTCAAAAGATAAAATAGCTTCCGAAAGATTTAAAATTAGAGCGGGGAGGGGACCAATTCAAGATATTGAAATAAGAAAAGTGGGAGCTCCCATTGTATTGGGCGATATTCCTGGAGTTATTGTACTTGCAGGTTGTTCCAACTACCATAATGGAGAAAATGAAATAGCCCTTATTACAGAAGAATTTTTAAAAAGAGGGTATATTGTAGTGGCTGCGGGATGTGTGGCCATGGACATAGGACTTTATATGGATAAAGACGGAAAAACACTTTACGAAAAATTCTCTGGCGACTTTGACAAAGGGGGACTTCTAAATGTAGGTCCATGCGTTGCAAATGCTCATGCCATCGGTAGTGCCATCAAAATAGCAAATATATTTGCAAAAATACCCCTTGAAAATAATTTTACAAATGTAGCAGACTATATATTAAACAGGGTCGGGGCATGCGTAATTGCATGGGGTGCCATGAGTCAGAAGGCAGTAGCAATTGCAACCGGCGCGAATAGGTGGGGCATACCTGCTGTGGTTGGGCCTCATTCATCCAAATACAGAAGATTGTATTTAGGAGAATCAGAATTAAGAGAAATTACCGATAAACGAACAAATGAAAAGGTGAAATGCGAACCCGCCCCGTTGCACTTAATATATTGTGCTGAAAGTATGAATGAATGTATGGCAATGGTGGCAAAATCTTGCATAAGGCCTAATGATACCCCAAAAGGAAGATTAATAAAATTAACTCATTATGTGGACATATATAAAAAATACTATGGGTGCCTACCAGATGATTTACACTTATATATTAGAAATGAAAGGGAAATTCCTTATGAAGATAAAAAAGAAATATTAAAATTCCTTAAAGAAAAAGAATGGAATCCAAGAAATGCTCCAAATGAACCTTCCATATTGTAG
- a CDS encoding thiamine pyrophosphate-dependent enzyme, which yields MEQHFALKYLREDRLPHMFCSGCGIGTIINCACKVFDDLNMDMDNTIMTSGIGCSSRIPGYFNCDSMHTTHGRPIAFATGIKSYDPDLNVITFTGDGDCAAIGGNHFIHACRRNIDITIICVNNHTYGMTGGQISPTTPTGKKGTTAPYGNPERPFDLCKLAEASGASYVARWTTNHPFQLVKSIKKGIKTKGLAFIEVMSQCYTYYGRMNNMNSNTELMKLIKSNTISINKAKNLSNEEELNGKLLIGEFVNKEQPEFTDELYKI from the coding sequence ATGGAACAACATTTTGCTTTAAAATATTTAAGAGAAGACCGATTGCCCCATATGTTTTGTTCGGGATGCGGAATTGGAACAATTATAAATTGTGCATGCAAGGTATTTGATGATTTAAATATGGATATGGACAATACAATAATGACATCAGGAATAGGATGCTCTTCAAGAATTCCCGGATATTTTAATTGTGATTCAATGCATACAACCCATGGAAGACCCATTGCATTTGCAACGGGGATTAAATCTTATGACCCCGATTTAAATGTAATTACATTTACTGGCGATGGAGATTGTGCGGCTATTGGGGGAAATCACTTTATACATGCATGTAGAAGAAACATCGATATTACAATTATTTGTGTAAATAACCATACATACGGCATGACAGGAGGGCAAATTTCTCCAACTACGCCCACTGGAAAAAAAGGAACCACGGCGCCATATGGAAATCCAGAAAGACCTTTTGATTTATGTAAATTAGCCGAAGCTTCTGGGGCTTCATATGTTGCAAGATGGACTACTAACCACCCGTTCCAATTGGTAAAATCCATTAAAAAGGGAATAAAAACAAAGGGGTTAGCATTTATTGAAGTAATGTCCCAATGTTATACATATTATGGAAGAATGAATAATATGAACTCCAACACAGAGCTTATGAAATTGATTAAATCAAACACTATATCGATAAATAAAGCAAAAAATCTATCAAACGAGGAAGAATTAAATGGAAAACTTTTGATTGGGGAATTTGTGAATAAAGAACAGCCAGAATTTACCGATGAATTATATAAAATATAG
- a CDS encoding 4Fe-4S dicluster domain-containing protein — translation MISIYEELCKGCYICIDSCPKNVFGVSKELNKKGIYPSMVENIENCNYCGICELICPDQSIVVKK, via the coding sequence ATGATATCGATATATGAGGAATTATGCAAAGGATGTTATATTTGCATAGATTCCTGTCCAAAAAATGTATTTGGAGTTTCCAAGGAATTAAATAAAAAAGGAATTTATCCATCAATGGTCGAAAATATTGAAAATTGTAATTATTGCGGTATTTGTGAATTAATATGTCCTGACCAATCAATTGTGGTGAAGAAATGA
- a CDS encoding MTH1187 family thiamine-binding protein, which translates to MVVAEISIIPLGEGPSVSKYVKNALKVFKKYDLKIEPSAMGTVLEGDLDEILEAFKEAHREVLSDTKRVVSSLKIDERIDKENTIKRKLNAIK; encoded by the coding sequence ATGGTAGTTGCAGAAATAAGCATAATTCCATTGGGCGAAGGTCCGAGCGTTTCAAAATATGTTAAAAATGCATTGAAAGTTTTTAAAAAATATGATTTAAAAATAGAGCCAAGTGCTATGGGGACCGTATTGGAGGGAGATTTGGACGAGATATTAGAGGCATTTAAAGAGGCCCATCGGGAAGTTTTGAGCGATACAAAAAGAGTTGTTAGCTCTTTAAAAATTGATGAAAGAATAGACAAAGAGAATACAATAAAAAGAAAATTAAATGCAATTAAATAA
- a CDS encoding ABC transporter ATP-binding protein — MKDYMELKNITKLHGGRKVLNNIEFNIKKGEIFCIMGHSGAGKTTLLKILALINKPDYGTYFIGGKEVKWDIDFRRKITLVFQNPVMFNSTVYNNIAYGLKIRKYPKEYIKKKVEDILEHIGLSNYKDRIAKSLSGGEKQRVALARALVIEPEVLLMDEPTANLDPSNSILIENIIKDTVKKYNTTIVLATHNLFQVKRLSDSTAHMYDGKIIEVGTTKKIFSNPKHELTKKFISGEMFY; from the coding sequence ATGAAAGATTATATGGAGTTAAAGAATATCACAAAATTGCATGGTGGAAGAAAAGTTCTAAATAATATTGAGTTCAACATTAAAAAAGGAGAAATCTTCTGCATTATGGGGCATAGTGGTGCAGGAAAAACTACTTTACTTAAAATATTGGCACTTATTAATAAACCCGATTATGGAACATATTTTATAGGAGGTAAAGAAGTTAAATGGGATATCGATTTTAGAAGAAAAATTACACTGGTGTTTCAAAATCCAGTCATGTTTAATTCAACGGTCTATAATAACATAGCATATGGGCTTAAAATTAGAAAATATCCCAAGGAATATATTAAAAAAAAGGTAGAAGATATTCTTGAACATATTGGTTTATCTAATTATAAAGATAGAATAGCAAAATCACTTTCAGGAGGGGAAAAGCAACGGGTGGCACTGGCAAGGGCATTAGTCATTGAACCAGAAGTTTTATTGATGGATGAACCCACGGCAAACTTAGACCCCAGTAATTCCATATTAATCGAAAATATAATAAAAGACACCGTTAAAAAATATAATACCACAATTGTTTTAGCAACACATAACCTATTCCAAGTTAAAAGATTATCGGATAGCACCGCCCATATGTATGATGGAAAAATTATCGAAGTTGGAACTACTAAAAAAATATTTTCTAATCCAAAGCATGAATTAACAAAAAAATTTATAAGTGGAGAAATGTTTTATTAA